A genome region from Dreissena polymorpha isolate Duluth1 chromosome 16, UMN_Dpol_1.0, whole genome shotgun sequence includes the following:
- the LOC127862090 gene encoding uncharacterized protein LOC127862090 isoform X3, with amino-acid sequence MSDSLDDNYHTHEETLLEAASGRDIPIIVRFNETYQNEDYDDSGWFEDGLEIMVEGVRSIAYARIRVLDVHNEKEAQKAHNDDFVAERQMFLDKVYLMPMHVPLKLKLVTRPGKSTKYASIAQVIEDMPAKLLVHQDVISIPPGGGQNTLVPTNTVLTVKRVFTCSFDKAQYLQCSFQSQYVSFKDTLRVQFSAIGDDSLYTMRYLQMTNVFPTVFEFQHPKPDDVVHFVNYDANTALIIAEGPLELLGTEYLNVVIAWKRQHEEKSYSTLVIPESRARTLMVQKRNFEDKFTKNNYIQRKFTACTHLDFVSDKLYLIPQDPPNAVCLKSPNLFFYDPKACKLRVARDGITFNSSTDEESYDSDYTEIAPPIPERIPITCPQASEFAKKKIGLFRNVHMEIKRLLKRRPCKIRDKQMREKGGYRINPMIRRSQSMPDNRIDDSDKNATGNERLQKYTTMGLRRPPAPPPGSADSQQITISTKCVLSTSSISNSKSPTEPCSAPTTSAPSTPASLASTRREMRPLPEIVSTHSDEDSDEYITPCPSVPPRHYLSAPSSPAPHRPAPPIPSDNSHGDHLIVSSAHISAETPSASNQSEHAREKQGYATISQKDMQSILGHGRTCKDFNNLSVIELYHLLIHCNLHDIANICYEHLFDGQFFADVDVQELLQDQTVQCL; translated from the exons ATGTCGGACAGTCTGGATGACAACTATCACACACACGAAGAGACTCTGTTGGAGGCGGCGTCAGGCAGAGACATTCCTATTATCGTCCGCTTCAATGAGACGTATCAAAACGAGGACTATGACGACTCCGGTTGGTTTGAGGATGGCTTAGAGATAATGGTCGAAGGGGTGAGATCGATCGCGTACGCCCGAATACGGGTTTTAGACGTTCACAACGAAAAAGAAGCGCAAAAGGCACACAATGACGATTTCGTGGCGGAGAGGCAAATGTTCTTGGACAAGGTGTACCTGATGCCTATGCACGTCCCTTTAAAATTGAAACTTGTCACCAGACCAGGAAAATCAACTAAGTATGCTTCAATCGCTCAG GTGATAGAAGATATGCCGGCGAAGCTTCTGGTCCACCAAGATGTGATTTCGATCCCACCCGGCGGCGGTCAAAACACTTTGGTTCCGACCAACACGGTACTCACAGTTAAGCGCGTGTTTACGTGCTCTTTCGACAAGGCGCAATATCTCCAGTGCTCATTCCAATCGCAGTACGTGTCATTCAAGGACACGTTACGCGTGCAGTTCAGCGCCATCGGCGACGACTCTCTTTACACAATGCGCTACTTGCAGATGACCAACGTGTTTCCCACAGTGTTCGAGTTTCAGCATCCAAAACCGGACGACGTTGTGCACTTCGTCAACTACGATGCCAATACTGCGCTCATAATTGCTGAAGGCCCGCTGGAGCTGCTGGGTACAGAATACCTAAACGTTGTCATCGCCTGGAAACGCCAACACGAAGAAAAATCTTACAGTACGTTAGTCATACCAGAGTCTCGCGCTAGGACGCTGATGGTTCAGAAACGTAATTTTGAAGACAAATTTACTAAGAACAACTATATTCAGAGAAAGTTTACGGCTTGCACACATCTGGACTTTGTCTCCgacaaattgtatttaataccACAGGATCCACCGAACGCTGTGTGTCTGAAAAGTCCAAATCTTTTCTTCTACGACCCAAAAGCATGTAAACTCCGCGTGGCAAGAGACGGCATTACATTCAATT CCTCCACGGATGAAGAATCATACGACAGCGACTACACGGAAATAGCGCCCCCTATACCAG AACGAATTCCAATCACCTGTCCTCAG GCCTCTGAGTTTGCTAAGAAGAAAATCGGCCTGTTTCGCAATGTTCACATGGAAATCAAGAGATTGTTAAAGAGACGACCTTGCAAAATACGAGATAAACAAATGCGAGAAAAAGGCGGGTATCGTATCAATCCCATGATCAGGCGTTCACAATCTATGCCAGACAATCGAATTGACGATTCAGACAAAAACGCAACCGGAAACGAAAGACTACAAAAATACACCACCATGGGGTTACGAAGACCCCCGGCTCCACCCCCAGGGAGCGCTGACTCCCAGCAAATCACGATATCTACAAAATGCGTTTTATCAACATCGAGTATATCCAACTCAAAGTCTCCAACTGAGCCATGCTCTGCACCAACAACAAGCGCTCCATCTACACCGGCCTCTCTGGCTTCGACGCGCAGAGAAATGCGTCCCCTGCCGGAAATAGTTTCCACCCACAGCGACGAGGATTCAGATGAGTATATAACTCCATGTCCCTCGGTACCTCCGCGACATTACCTATCAGCTCCCAGTAGCCCTGCTCCACATAGGCCGGCCCCGCCGATTCCAAGCGACAATAGTCATGGCGACCATTTGATTGTTTCGAGCGCCCATATTAGCGCCGAAACACCTTCGGCATCTAATCAATCCGAACACGCCCGTGAGAAACAAGGGTATGCGACGATATCGCAGAAAGACATGCAAAGTATTCTGGGCCACGGAAGAACGTGTAAAGACTTTAACAACTTGTCCGTTATTGAACTATACCACCTGTTAATACACTGCAACCTTCATGACATCGCTAACATTTGCTACGAGCACCTGTTTGATGGACAGTTCTTTGCAGACGTAGATGTTCAGGAGCTCCTTCAAGATCAAACCGTTCAGTGCCTCTAA